From the genome of Oncorhynchus clarkii lewisi isolate Uvic-CL-2024 chromosome 11, UVic_Ocla_1.0, whole genome shotgun sequence, one region includes:
- the LOC139420710 gene encoding motor neuron and pancreas homeobox 1-like — protein MEKSKNFRIDALLAVDPPKVQTSPLALVTSLSSSSISSSGSVPNSELNADSLRNETPSPPRISPSGLIPKPGFLNSPHSMLGLHPQSSAGIPPQALYGHPMYTYSLGQHPALSYSYPHGSHHHHPCSDSLKLSAGTFQLDHWLRVSTAGMMLPKMPDFNSQAQSNLLGKCRRPRTAFTSQQLLELEHQFKLNKYLSRPKRFEVATSLMLTETQVKIWFQNRRMKWKRSKKAKEQAAQEAETKKSNKNGQEKSDGQDQTDYQKTSSAKSNRIRDFRDSDDDEGDNFLYNSSDCSSDDDRNHTSDISPQP, from the exons ATGGAGAAATCCAAAAATTTCCGCATCGATGCGCTTCTGGCTGTTGACCCGCCGAAGGTGCAGACATCTCCGCTTGCGCTTGTGACTTCTCTATCATCCTCTTCCATTTCATCGTCCGGAAGTGTACCAAACTCAGAATTGAATGCCGACTCTTTACGGAATGAGACGCCGTCTCCACCTAGGATTTCTCCTTCTGGTTTGATTCCTAAACCAGGCTTCTTGAACAGTCCCCACAGTATGCTTGGATTACATCCACAGAGCAGCGCAGGGATCCCTCCCCAGGCTCTCTACGGTCACCCCATGTATACCTACTCCCTCGGGCAGCACCCTGCCTTGTCCTACTCATATCCGCATGGGTCCCATCACCACCATCCATGCAGCGACTCCCTCAAACTCTCGGCCGGGACGTTTCAACTCGACCACTGGCTGCGAGTCTCCACAGCGGGAATGATGCTACCCAAAATGCCCGATTTTAATT CTCAGGCCCAGTCAAACTTGCTTGGAAAGTGCAGAAGACCAAGGACTGCATTCACAAGTCAGCAGCTACTGGAGCTCGAGCATCAATTCAAACTGAATAAGTATCTGTCGCGACCGAAGCGCTTTGAGGTGGCTACATCCTTGATGCTGACGGAAACGCAG GTGAAAATTTGGTTTCAGAACAGGCGAATGAAGTGGAAACGGAGCAAGAAGGCCAAAGAGCAAGCCGCACAGGAGGCTGAAACTAAGAAAAGCAACAAAAACGGACAGGAGAAATCGGACGGACAGGATCAAACGGATTATCAAAAGACTAGTTCTGCCAAAAGTAACAGAATAAGAGACTTCAGGGACAGTGACGATGATGAAGGTGACAACTTCCTGTACAACTCCTCGGATTGCTCATCGGACGACGATAGAAACCACACCAGTGATATAAGCCCACAGCCTTGA